From a region of the Dickeya poaceiphila genome:
- a CDS encoding CII family transcriptional regulator, with amino-acid sequence MERAKTRKEALHIESALLNKIAVKGVSAIAEAVGVNPSQITRWKETLIPRMSLLLAVLEWGVDDDELAHLAKQVALLLIKKKSASGKDTDSQISMEF; translated from the coding sequence ATGGAACGTGCAAAAACACGCAAAGAAGCTCTGCACATTGAGAGCGCTTTACTGAACAAAATTGCTGTGAAAGGGGTCAGCGCTATTGCTGAGGCAGTGGGCGTAAATCCATCACAGATTACCCGGTGGAAAGAAACGCTGATACCGCGCATGAGCCTGTTACTGGCAGTGCTGGAATGGGGCGTTGATGACGATGAGTTGGCGCATTTGGCTAAACAAGTTGCTCTGTTGCTCATAAAGAAAAAATCCGCGTCGGGCAAGGACACGGATTCTCAGATATCGATGGAATTTTAA